In Rhodamnia argentea isolate NSW1041297 chromosome 11, ASM2092103v1, whole genome shotgun sequence, one genomic interval encodes:
- the LOC115750520 gene encoding uncharacterized protein LOC115750520 — protein MMTEQNEDKQPPSPSAIGWKETVEEQYRKIKENAETYPYVWASYILVYGGFALWTTYRWRVLRRTEDRVRVLQERLRKLVKAQESASSVSSVQKGQQSSVAASVEKGSSSGATTPPIK, from the coding sequence ATGATGACCGAGCAAAATGAAGATAAGCAACCTCCTAGCCCCTCGGCCATTGGCTGGAAAGAAACGGTGGAAGAACAGTATCGGAAGATAAAAGAGAATGCAGAAACATACCCTTATGTCTGGGCTTCATATATTCTAGTTTACGGAGGATTCGCTCTTTGGACAACTTATAGGTGGAGAGTGCTTCGGAGGACTGAGGACAGAGTTCGAGTCCTTCAAGAAAGACTTCGCAAACTCGTCAAAGCTCAAGAATCGGCAAGCTCCGTATCATCAGTGCAAAAGGGTCAGCAATCTTCTGTTGCTGCATCAGTAGAGAAGGGCTCTTCATCGGGTGCAACAACACCACCTATTAAATAG